In a single window of the Elaeis guineensis isolate ETL-2024a chromosome 8, EG11, whole genome shotgun sequence genome:
- the LOC140851207 gene encoding large ribosomal subunit protein uL15x-like — protein MATAAATMTCIKKNQKYPGGCDDAGGMHHHRVLCDDHHPGYFGKVGKRYFHHLCNKLYCPTVSADRLWFLGPDDVKRPATAYDDSSTPLTDVASFNYEILRWNAPTDRCLSPPTLLDPQHPLEIGLQDRGPDGGTPRRGSEG, from the coding sequence ATggcgacggcagcggcgacgatgacctgcatcaagaagaaccagaaGTACCCCGGAGGCTGCGACgatgccggaggcatgcaccaccaccgtgtgctctgcGACGACCACCATCctgggtacttcggcaaggtcggcaagcgctacttccaccatctctGCAATAAGCTCTACTGCCCGACCGTcagtgccgaccgcctctggttcCTCGGCCCCGATGACGTCAAGAgacccgccacagcttatgatgacagctctacccccttgaccgatgTCGCCTCGTTCAACTATGAAATTCTCAGGTGGAACGCGCCCACCGACCGCTGTCTTTCCCCTCCTACTCTTCTTGATCCAcaacatcctctcgagattggcctccAGGATAGAGGCCCCGACGGgggaacccctcgaaggggctcaGAAGGCTGA